From Chelonia mydas isolate rCheMyd1 chromosome 22, rCheMyd1.pri.v2, whole genome shotgun sequence, the proteins below share one genomic window:
- the LOC102940390 gene encoding myelin protein zero-like protein 3 isoform X1: MFGVGSVCSFRWGVPEVINSDPAAPRQAFLSHPTTPVPSLDPSAVGVGNALSLEIKVNPEVQGFVDEQVTLKCSFRSFSPITQKLTVDWTYQPLTGGHMETIFHYQSVAYPAVVGTFRDRILWVGNIAKGDASIAIRNLTMNDNGTFTCAVKNPPDVHHNIPQTKLTVTHRGFSFQLTSAVLLSILVFLPSAIVVILLLVRMGRKFGVLKHRKKSGYKKSSIEVSDEPERTEQGTCLGRMGTWCLQCVDTDEEEPY, translated from the exons ATGTTTGGGGTGGGGAGCGTATGTAGTTTCAGATGGGGTGTCCCAGAAGTGATTAACAGTGACCCAGCTGCACCCCGGCAAGCTTTTCTGAGTCACCCGACCACACCAGTTCCCAGTTTGGATCCATCAGCAGTAG GTGTCGGCAATGCTCTTTCATTGGAAATTAAAGTGAATCCTGAAGTACAAGGTTTTGTTGATGAACAGGTGACCCTGAAATGCTCATTCAGATCCTTCTCTCCCATAACTCAGAAGCTGACTGTAGACTGGACTTACCAGCCCCTCACAGGTGGTCATATGGAGACA ATTTTTCATTATCAGTCTGTTGCATACCCAGCTGTAGTGGGAACATTCAGAGACAGGATTTTATGGGTTGGGAACATTGCCAAGGGTGATGCCTCCATTGCTATCCGAAATCTGACGATGAATGACAATGGAACGTTCACCTGCGCCGTGAAGAATCCCCCGGATGTGCACCACAACATCCCCCAGACCAAGCTGACGGTCACACACAGAG GCTTTTCTTTCCAGCTAACTTCAGCAGTGTTGCTATCCATCTTAGTGTTCCTCCCCTCTGCTATTGTGGTCATTCTGCTGCTGGTGAGGATGGGAAGGAAATTTGGAGTCCTAAAGCATAGAAAAAAATCTGGCTATAAGAAATCATCCATTGAAGTCTCCGATGA GCCTGAGCGCACTGAGCAGGGCACCTGCCTGGGGAGGATGGGGACATGGTGTTTGCAGTGTGTG GACACAGATGAGGAGGAACCATACTGA
- the LOC102940390 gene encoding myelin protein zero-like protein 3 isoform X2, producing the protein MRGWAAGGLLRLGLLLLYGVGNALSLEIKVNPEVQGFVDEQVTLKCSFRSFSPITQKLTVDWTYQPLTGGHMETIFHYQSVAYPAVVGTFRDRILWVGNIAKGDASIAIRNLTMNDNGTFTCAVKNPPDVHHNIPQTKLTVTHRGFSFQLTSAVLLSILVFLPSAIVVILLLVRMGRKFGVLKHRKKSGYKKSSIEVSDEPERTEQGTCLGRMGTWCLQCVDTDEEEPY; encoded by the exons ATGCGGGGCTGGGCGGCCGGCGGCCTCCTCCGACTGGGGCTCCTGCTTCTGTACG GTGTCGGCAATGCTCTTTCATTGGAAATTAAAGTGAATCCTGAAGTACAAGGTTTTGTTGATGAACAGGTGACCCTGAAATGCTCATTCAGATCCTTCTCTCCCATAACTCAGAAGCTGACTGTAGACTGGACTTACCAGCCCCTCACAGGTGGTCATATGGAGACA ATTTTTCATTATCAGTCTGTTGCATACCCAGCTGTAGTGGGAACATTCAGAGACAGGATTTTATGGGTTGGGAACATTGCCAAGGGTGATGCCTCCATTGCTATCCGAAATCTGACGATGAATGACAATGGAACGTTCACCTGCGCCGTGAAGAATCCCCCGGATGTGCACCACAACATCCCCCAGACCAAGCTGACGGTCACACACAGAG GCTTTTCTTTCCAGCTAACTTCAGCAGTGTTGCTATCCATCTTAGTGTTCCTCCCCTCTGCTATTGTGGTCATTCTGCTGCTGGTGAGGATGGGAAGGAAATTTGGAGTCCTAAAGCATAGAAAAAAATCTGGCTATAAGAAATCATCCATTGAAGTCTCCGATGA GCCTGAGCGCACTGAGCAGGGCACCTGCCTGGGGAGGATGGGGACATGGTGTTTGCAGTGTGTG GACACAGATGAGGAGGAACCATACTGA
- the MPZL2 gene encoding myelin protein zero-like protein 2 isoform X1 translates to MIHVADPMWSSWDLLLLSEQRDRHQHCKCMAESHPPLRKYRKSRALAFMVCRKVLWPVAAVEVHTSREVEALNGTNVRLKCTFSSSSPVGQRLTVTWNFRPQGINSAESMLYYYEKPYPPTSGRFKERVTWDGNIGRNDASVVVWNLNPTDNGTFTCQVKNPPDVDGTIGEIQLRVVQQVHFSEIHILSLVIGSACALMIIVVIVVVVWRHYRNRRQEKSIEMVETELTEKEKLKSTEEKVAVPLED, encoded by the exons ATGATTCATGTGGCTGATCCCATGTGGAGTTCCTGGGACCTGCTCTTGCTAAGTGAGCAAAGAGACCGACACCAGCACTGCAAATGTATGGCTGAGTCTCACCCGCCTCTCAGAAAATACAGGAAGAGCAGGGCCTTGGCTTTCATGGTCTGCAGAAAAG TACTTTGGCCTGTGGCAGCTGTGGAAGTTCACACTTCCAGGGAAGTAGAGGCTCTGAATGGGACCAATGTACGCTTAAAATGCACCTTTTCCAGCTCCAGCCCTGTTGGCCAGCGTCTGACGGTGACCTGGAACTTCCGGCCCCAGGGAATTAACTCTGCTGAGTCT ATGCTCTACTACTATGAGAAGCCCTATCCCCCAACCAGTGGGCGGTTTAAAGAGCGAGTTACTTGGGATGGGAACATTGGCCGGAACGATGCTTCCGTCGTCGTCTGGAACTTGAATCCCACCGACAATGGGACGTTCACTTGCCAGGTGAAGAACCCACCAGATGTTGATGGCACGATTGGCGAAATCCAACTCCGTGTTGTGCAGCAAG TGCATTTCTCGGAAATCCACATCCTGTCTCTGGTCATAGGGTCTGCCTGTGCTTTGATGATCATTGTGGTGATAGTGGTAGTTGTCTGGCGACACTATCGGAACAGACGGCAAGAGAAGAGCATTGAGATGGTGGAGACAGAACT AACAGAAAAGGAGAAGCTGAAGAGTACAGAAGAGAAGGTAGCTGTCCCATTAGAAGACTAA
- the MPZL2 gene encoding myelin protein zero-like protein 2 isoform X2, translating to MDLPPPVHGPSWMGAVLVLGGQLLVLWPVAAVEVHTSREVEALNGTNVRLKCTFSSSSPVGQRLTVTWNFRPQGINSAESMLYYYEKPYPPTSGRFKERVTWDGNIGRNDASVVVWNLNPTDNGTFTCQVKNPPDVDGTIGEIQLRVVQQVHFSEIHILSLVIGSACALMIIVVIVVVVWRHYRNRRQEKSIEMVETELTEKEKLKSTEEKVAVPLED from the exons atggacttgcCTCCCCCCGTGCATGGCCCCAGCTGGATGGGGGCTGTGCTCGTCCTGGGGGGACAGCTCCTAG TACTTTGGCCTGTGGCAGCTGTGGAAGTTCACACTTCCAGGGAAGTAGAGGCTCTGAATGGGACCAATGTACGCTTAAAATGCACCTTTTCCAGCTCCAGCCCTGTTGGCCAGCGTCTGACGGTGACCTGGAACTTCCGGCCCCAGGGAATTAACTCTGCTGAGTCT ATGCTCTACTACTATGAGAAGCCCTATCCCCCAACCAGTGGGCGGTTTAAAGAGCGAGTTACTTGGGATGGGAACATTGGCCGGAACGATGCTTCCGTCGTCGTCTGGAACTTGAATCCCACCGACAATGGGACGTTCACTTGCCAGGTGAAGAACCCACCAGATGTTGATGGCACGATTGGCGAAATCCAACTCCGTGTTGTGCAGCAAG TGCATTTCTCGGAAATCCACATCCTGTCTCTGGTCATAGGGTCTGCCTGTGCTTTGATGATCATTGTGGTGATAGTGGTAGTTGTCTGGCGACACTATCGGAACAGACGGCAAGAGAAGAGCATTGAGATGGTGGAGACAGAACT AACAGAAAAGGAGAAGCTGAAGAGTACAGAAGAGAAGGTAGCTGTCCCATTAGAAGACTAA